In the Pseudochaenichthys georgianus chromosome 1, fPseGeo1.2, whole genome shotgun sequence genome, one interval contains:
- the LOC117454094 gene encoding meiosis regulator and mRNA stability factor 1 isoform X1 — MMEGLRKEISICSSRPFPWLGPPKTESSTLLWKLKDCFPSSETTPAQQTDKENNYMDSRKAVLELKDVPPPPPHHSSSSQPFPMAPFPMPPPCLLPPQLTHNSLQPQPPPQQQEGASPKVSIYTHCDYCSTDSYGLLGGGSVVGSRSSMAGVVSLYMAPGSLGAPSSSSGPVCSVSSSVHQYKHHMSCRADALDPLHTLGYKPQMSSSVATSQPVSSHPYLSCCSGPPHNYPAVPVPCSQPNLFPSPAPLASSLPCVSSLPAPLHASCLASSGYYTCGVGCCPSARRPQRNTLGDHPTTTTITTTTTSAHFCSNPMHLNVERTVCVKGAHYCRDCLFKPMNGLPSESDAVWPNVPLPQTAPIPIPICNGCGTSSDGMMIMPSTSLSKSGLKYGSPENGGPENIPPVGVFWDIENCSVPSGRSAAAVVQRIRGRFFQGHREAEFICVCDISKENKAVIQELNNCQVTVAHINATAKNAADDKLRQSLRRFAETHTAPATVVLVSSDVNFASELSDLRHRHGFQVVLVHGNHASPALLQHANRHVAFQDITADLPPRMLVKVQPSFNLLYVHNLPENCDKSLRNAVKLRLRRLSDNCGGKVLGVSQGTAVLRFGSNEAAARARKRMENEDVFGRSISLSFSPRPRNDASPEPELQSQPHQLPQPMTLPHTNHSQDSMFGPPPSISSFSFLPLEKPRSPRRPRRATRPGNAPGPEPERPYSPRRGCSGPPGGAPAKPHQELGIVKGFHTPEKGQAASSSPHSNEETSLQMLPTPGLIGESMFRRRREGSYPRSGTESPIDQGDRSSADFLISTPSAFSKLNLHRSFSPLILSQGSWSSRSASPCLSSRSSPLLTAPRSPCPEGAPGPFSDGADVQVANLDYRMSRKELQQTLQDTFTRYGRVKAVELSPHTDYQLKATVQMLSLQQAISAISGLHRYKIGGKRIQVSLVTGGGNKSLAMLSTEIIHILQDAPANCLPLFKFTEIYEKKYSRKLVLGDLYRLPEVVAVREQGGSRLVCLLPSSQIRQSPLGSSLSQEASSSASGSPVVFEELEYHEPVCRDHYTQRDFSEADFDPDSYKIPFVVMSLNTLASEVHSLLQSHEGTLPLLSFPDCYASTFSPLQLGTESLQDGVPLEHLITCVPSITIVTAQNGFKVIKWIHNKPPAPNSEPWIQRCKSPVGNPQLIQFSREIIDLLKSQPSCLMPMSKFIPSYHHHFAKQCRVSDYGYSKLLELLEAVPHVLQILGMGTKRLLTLTHRAQVKRFTQDLLKLLKFQASKQVAIKDFMQAYHWCFSRDWRVVDYGICDLIDLLTEIPDTTITIAHQDTDTIISVPKRERTMEEMDHTKQFGKEVVDLLRHQPHCRMAFSKFIPTYHHHFGRQCKLSYYGFTKLIELFEAIPNILMVLECGEEKVLTLTEVERIKALAAQLVKLLRAQKNSSLPVSQLLTEYSKTFGYGLRLQDYDASSLPALLTKLCHVVKVVDGSAGREVQLINRKSLRLLTSQLLSLLMSQEEEQVSWGLGVEELSQHYLTAHGATLNPCEYGFLSLSELLKSLPYLVELYIEESDDADQAPSGVCGEERVRLTRLYQLARNVRSLLHTYHYNQIFLTEFQGAYNKFTGHILEPRSYGYMGIDELLSAIPQVVWIKGHGHKRIIVMKNDMKGSYSVPSSPQLGEPTESPRESPMTNATSGAQSPGCDVVSESELLGLTPPLDLLCGPFPSCLPSPQLHPDPVLQEMDLIHFEQKTPPPESGEPAAVADSAVSKPDGKPPLSTDSPGRKATRSRIKLAANFSFTAGL; from the exons ATGATGGAAGGACTGAGAAAGGAAATATCAATATGCAGCTCTAGGCCCTTCCCATGGCTTGGTCCCCCCAAAACAGAGTCCTCAACCCTGCTATGGAAACTCAAAGACTGCTTCCCATCCAGTGAGACAACCCCCGCTCAGCAAACAGATAAAGAA AACAATTACATGGACAGCAGAAAGGCTGTGCTGGAACTGAAAGatgtccctcctcctcctccgcacCATTCTTCCTCATCCCAGCCCTTCCCTATGGCCCCCTTCCCCATGCCTCCTCCCTGCTTGCTGCCTCCTCAGCTTACACACAACTCCCTCCAGCCACAACCGCCACCACAACAACAAGAGGGGGCTAGCCCCAAAGTAAGCATTTACACGCACTGTGACTACTGTAGCACAGACAGCTATGGGTTATTGGGCGGTGGAAGTGTTGTTGGCAGCAGGAGCAGCATGGCTGGTGTTGTCTCGCTCTATATGGCCCCAGGCTCTCTGGGAGCAcccagcagcagctctggcCCTGTCTGTTCTGTTTCCTCATCTGTTCATCAGTATAAACATCACATGAGCTGCAGAGCTGATGCTCTTGACCCTTTGCACACTCTTGGTTACAAACCTCAGATGTCTTCTTCTGTCGCTACCTCTCAGCCGGTTTCATCACACCCCTACCTTTCCTGCTGCTCAGGGCCTCCCCACAACTACCCAGCTGTTCCTGTTCCATGCAGCCAGCCAAACCTGTTCCCCTCCCCAGCACCTCTGGCTTCCTCGCTCCCCTGTGTTTCCTCTCTACCTGCTCCCTTGCATGCCTCTTGCCTGGCCTCTTCTGGCTACTACACCTGCGGGGTGGGCTGCTGCCCGTCAGCCAGGAGACCCCAGAGAAACACACTGGGTGATCACCcaaccaccaccaccatcaccactACAACCACCTCTGCACACTTCTGCTCTAACCCTATGCACCTCAATGTAGAACGCACGGTTTGTGTGAAGGGGGCGCACTACTGCCGGGATTGCCTGTTTAAG CCTATGAATGGTCTGCCGTCAGAGTCAGACGCAGTCTGGCCCAATGTTCCTCTTCCACAGACTGCTCCTATCCCCATCCCTATTTGTAATGGCTGTGGCACCTCCTCTGATGGCATGATGATCATGCCGTCAACCAGCCTTAGCAAGAGTGGCCTGAAGTATG GTTCTCCAGAGAATGGGGGCCCTGAGAACATCCCTCCGGTGGGGGTCTTCTGGGACATTGAGAACTGCAGCGTGCCCAGTGGACGCTCTGCTGCAGCCGTGGTGCAGCGAATCCGCGGCCGGTTCTTCCAAGGCCACCGTGAGGCCGAATTCATTTGCGTCTGTGACATCAGCAAAGAGAATAAAGCCGTCATCCAAGAGCTCAACAACTGCCAG GTTACTGTTGCACACATCAACGCCACAGCCAAAAATGCCGCGGACGACAAGCTTCGGCAGAGCCTGCGACGCTTCGCTGAGACGCACACCGCCCCCGCTACTGTCGTACTCGTATCCT cgGATGTAAACTTTGCAAGCGAGCTGAGTGACCTGCGCCATCGCCACGGTTTCCAGGTTGTCCTGGTCCACGGCAACCATGCATCTCCAGCGCTGCTGCAGCATGCCAACCGCCACGTGGCCTTCCAGGACATCACAGCAGATCTGCCTCCACGTATGCTTGTCAAAGTACAG CCCAGTTTCAACCTCCTCTATGTGCACAACCTCCCTGAGAACTGTGATAAGAGCCTGCGGAACGCCGTGAAGCTCAGGCTGCGCCGCCTCTCAGACAACTGTGGCGGCAAGGTGCTGGGCGTGTCCCAGGGCACAGCTGTCCTCCGTTTCGGCAGCAATGAGGCAGCGGCGCGTGCCCGCAAGCGAATGGAGAATGAGGATGTGTTTGGCCGCAGTATCAGCCTCTCCTTCTCCCCGCGGCCCAGAAACGATGCGAGTCCCGAGCCTGAGCTTCAGTCTCAGCCCCATCAATTGCCACAGCCTATGACTCTTCCCCACACCAATCACAGCCAGGATTCAATGTTTGGCCCGCCCCCATCCATATCCTCCTTCTCCTTCCTACCCCTGGAGAAGCCAAGGTCACCCAGGAGGCCACGGCGAGCGACCCGCCCGGGCAACGCCCCTGGCCCAGAGCCTGAAAGGCCCTACAGCCCCAGGAGGGGGTGTAGTGGGCCCCCCGGTGGTGCTCCAGCCAAGCCCCATCAG GAGCTGGGGATTGTGAAGGGTTTCCACACCCCGGAGAAAGGACAAGCTGCTTCCTCCTCCCCCCACAGCAACGAAGAGACCTCCCTGCAGATGCTGCCAACTCCTGGCCTCATTGGAGAATCCATGTTCAGGAGAAG AAGAGAGGGCTCCTACCCTCGCAGTGGGACGGAGTCCCCTATAGACCAAGGGGACAGGAGCTCAGCGGACTTCCTGATCAGCACACCCTCAGCCTTCAGCAAGTTGAACCTGCACAGGAGCTTCAGCCCCCTCATCCTGTCCCAGGGCTCCTGGTCGTCAAG GAGTGCGTCGCCCTGCCTGTCCAGCCgctcctcccccctcctcactgcCCCTCGCAGCCCGTGCCCTGAAGGGGCTCCTGGGCCGTTCTCAGACGGGGCAGACGTGCAGGTGGCAAACCTGGACTACAGAATGTCCCGCAAAGAACTGCAGCAGACACTGCAGGACACTTTCACCCGTTACGGGCGG GTGAAAGCTGTGGAGCTCAGCCCGCACACAGACTATCAGCTGAAGGCCACAGTCCAGATGTTGTCCCTGCAGCAGGCCATCAGTGCCATCAGCGGCCTGCACCGCTATAAGATCGGAGGCAAGCGCATTCAGGTGTCTCTGGTCACCGGGGGCGGCAACAAATCCCTCGCTATGCTCAG CACAGAGATCATCCACATTCTTCAGGATGCACCTGCCAACTGCCTTCCCCTCTTCAAGTTTACAGAGATCTACGAGAAAAA GTATTCCCGTAAGCTTGTGCTGGGGGACCTGTACAGGCTGCCTGAGGTGGTGGCAGTGCGGGAGCAGGGAGGCTCCAGGCTCGTGTGCCTGCTGCCCAGCAGCCAGATCCGTCAGAGTCCTCTGGGGTCCTCGCTGTCCCAGGAGGCCTCCTCCTCAGCCAGCGGCAGCCCGGTGGTGTTCGAGGAGCTCGAGTACCATGAACCCGTCTGCAGAGACCACTACACACAGAGGGACTTCAG tgAAGCTGACTTTGACCCCGACTCCTATAAAATACCCTTCGTTGTGATGTCTCTAAACACCTTGGCCTCCGAGGTCCACAGTCTGCTGCAGTCACATGAGGGAACTCTTCCATTACTCAG TTTTCCAGACTGCTATGCATCAACGTTCAGCCCTCTGCAGCTGGGCACTGAGAGTCTGCAGGACGGTGTTCCTCTGGAGCACCTCATCACATGTGTTCCCAGTATTACTATCGTCACAGCTCAGAACGGCTTCAAAGTCATCAAGTGGATCCACAACAAACCGCCAGCACCAAACTCCG AGCCATGGATTCAGCGCTGCAAGAGTCCAGTTGGAAACCCACAGCTCATCCAATTCAGCCGAGAGATTATCGACCTGTTAAAGAGTCAGCCTTCCTGCCTCATGCCCATGAGCAAGTTCATACCCTCCTACCACCATCACTTTGCCAAGCAGTGCCGTGTCTCCGACTACGGCTACTCCAAACTGCTGGAGCTCCTGGAGGCCGTGCCACACGTCCTGCAG ATTTTGGGAATGGGCACCAAGCGTTTACTGACTCTGACTCATCGGGCTCAAGTGAAGCGCTTCACCCAGGACCTGCTCAAACTGCTTAAATTTCAAGCCAGCAAACAAGTGGCAATCAAGGACTTCATGCAAGCATACCATTG GTGCTTCTCTAGAGACTGGAGGGTAGTTGACTACGGCATATGTGACCTGATTGACCTGCTGACGGAGATCCCCGACACCACCATCACCATCGCACATCAGGACACGGACACCATCATCTCTGTTCCCAAGAGAG AGCGTACGATGGAGGAAATGGACCACACTAAGCAGTTTGGAAAGGAGGTGGTGGACCTCCTCCGTCACCAGCCTCACTGCCGGATGGCCTTCAGTAAGTTCATCCCCACCTACCACCATCACTTCGGCCGTCAGTGCAAGCTCAGCTACTATGGCTTCACCAAACTGATTGAACTCTTCGAGGCGATCCCCAACATTCTGATG GTGTTGGAGTGTGGAGAGGAGAAAGTGCTGACTCTGACAGAAGTGGAGCGCATCAAGGCTCTGGCGGCGCAGCTGGTGAAGCTGCTGCGGGCTCAGAAGAACTCCAGCCTTCCTGTCAGCCAGCTGCTCACCGAGTACAGCAAGACCTTCGGATACGGCCTCCGCCTGCAGGACTACGACGCCAGCTCCCTGCCCGCTCTGCTCACCAAACTCTGCCATGTTGTCAAG GTGGTGGATGGCTCTGCGGGTCGGGAGGTCCAGCTCATCAACAGGAAGTCTCTGCGCTTGCTCACTTCCCAGCTGCTGTCTCTGCTCATGTCCCAAGAGGAGGAGCAGGTCAGCTGGGGGCTCGGGGTGGAGGAGTTGAGTCAGCACTACCTGACTGCCCACGGAGCCACACTCAACCCTTGTGAATACGGCTTCCTGTCCCTCAGCGAGCTGCTCAAGAGCCTGCCTTACTTGGTGGAG TTGTACATTGAAGAGAGTGATGACGCCGACCAAGCCCCCAGTGGTGTTTGTGGTGAGGAGCGGGTGAGGCTGACCCGGCTGTACCAGTTAGCCCGTAACGTCCGCAGCCTGCTCCACACCTACCACTACAACCAGATCTTCCTCACTGAGTTCCAGGGGGCTTACAACAAATTCACAGGCCACATCCTCGAACCACGCTCCTATGGATACATGGGTATCGACGAGCTGCTCAGTGCCATTCCACAG GTGGTCTGGATCAAAGGGCACGGTCACAAGAGGATTATCGTTATGAAGAACGATATGAAAG GGAGCTATTCAGTTCCCAGCAGTCCGCAGCTAGGAGAGCCCACGGAGAGCCCGAGAGAGAGCCCCATGACCAACGCTACGTCAGGAGCCCAGAGTCCAG gctgCGATGTAGTGTCAGAGTCGGAGCTGCTGGGTCTGACCCCCCCCCTGGACCTGCTCTGTGGTCCGTTCCCCTCCTGCCTGCCCTCCCCTCAGCTCCACCCAGACCCGGTCCTCCAAGAGATGGACCTCATTCACTTTGAGCAGAAAACTCCACCACCAG AGAGCGGGGAACCTGCAGCTGTAGCCGACTCTGCAGTCTCCAAACCAGACGGGAAGCCCCCCTTGTCCACGGACAGTCCCGGCAGGAAAGCCACGCGCAGCAGAATCAAACTCGCTGCCAACTTCTCCTTCACGGCAGGCCTCTGA